The Camelina sativa cultivar DH55 chromosome 16, Cs, whole genome shotgun sequence sequence GTCATCTACTAGGAATTTGTGAGAAGTAAGAAGAACACCCGAaactttgaatttataaaatgcAATACGTATATCGTCAATTCCTACTGGTACAAATGAAAAGAATCATGAAATTTCTTATAATGATCAGTGCTTGTGCAGGTAAGGATATATTTGTGTTCACATTTGGTCTAAGCACGTGAATCGGAAATTTATATTGAcgaaaacaaatcatataacaacacaaaatcaaagtctctgattttgaaatattttagtATTGCATAGTGTggttttataatcaatttttcgttttggttcaaataaaaataaaataagatttgtaaaactatatattgttttaatgttaatttaatAGCCGCTTCTCAAAAGTCTTTGCATTGTATCCGTGACACTGTCGGGCAATAGGTTCCGAACGGTTGATGTCGACATTAACCTAACGGTTGTCTTTTTATGACAACTAcaatcatataatacatatatactctaaagttttgtattatttaatttaattatttctaatAACCATTTGAAAAGCAAAAGATGGTGTAcgtgttaattaattattaattaaaagcaaaatatattttgacacCATGCAAAATGATTCATAAAGTTTTAATGTTACTTAATATtctttattacatttttaaaaatctaaaattctCAAATATGTCATTTTCACTCTGAATAAATCACGAGAGTCGTTGGGAaatttcaaaagcttttgaaaagacaaatcagtataaaaaagatttgattgataTTAAATAGTTTGACCTtctgtatatatacatgtgttttCACACTCATGTCAATCActtattttcaaagaaaaagagaagcaaatctgtgatttttttttcttttcttgagatttgtcatattttgttttggtgtcaATGGGCAATTGCATGGAGAGATGTGTGCGAGGAGATCAAGGGGAAGAAGGAAAGATAGAGGTTAGAGAAAGCGCAAAAGAGTCCTTCGAACTTGATGGTGGTGATAGTGAAGATGGCCATGCTGGGATGAAGGTGAAGATAGTGCTTAGTAGACATGAATTGGACATGTTTTTGCTTGAGATGAATAGGAATCATGATGGAAACTTGAAGATTACCAGAGATGTTATGGTAGAGCTAGAGAAGAGGATCTTAAGAGCTTCATCATTGTCATCAGTATCATCATCGATGGCATGGGAACCGTCTTTAGAGAGCATCGTGGAGTGTCCAGAAGTCCAGGAAATGGATAGATCATGAAGATGCTAAATATGTGATCTATGATGGAAATGAGTTTGATCatgatgatcatcatatattggTTCTAGCCTTCTAGAGCATTGTTTTATACCACGATGATCGGAACTATATAACATTTTTGCTTATCACAGTTTTagatagatatttttatttttgttagaaaaGTTTGAGATCGATCTCGTACCATATATATTCCGTATATATGTTTTGACAAACTATTAcgcattttatttatttattaatttatttattaataactGGATAATTTAAGGAATAAGAATCCTTATCACCAAATAATTAGGACTCGTACCATGATAAATCAATACTACAtatacaaacacacacaattgATGGAGCTCATGACCATAGTGTTTGTGGCATAATTAACAAACCTTGATGGAGTATCAACCTAAGGGATCATTGGAATGGATCGACATACGGTTGATATTTGTGTTTTCGGCGATGATCTTCTTCCTaatagttatttttcttttcctttgtggctgcctcttcctcctccaacATGCCAAGACTTATACCAAAAACGACGACCACGACTTATACGAGGCATATCAGCGAAGATCAGCAATACAAACTAGTAATACTCGGACCTAGAAGAAGGCATGTTTTTTCCTATTGTCgttagtttttatttcttattttataggTGTTTCAATTAGTTTAATTATTCTTATTCTATTTCATAAATTGTAATTGCGGTTTAAATCGTAGCCAAGAGCCATTCGTGCTTTCGGGTTTTTTCAGTTTCTTAGGGTACGCTCTCTTGTAATCATGATCAGTTGATCACTTGAGATCGATCGTGccaattagattttaatttgtgGATACAAGATCCGGAGAGAATATGCatgtatgaaaagaaaaaaaaaggaaaaaaacaaagaaaaaaattaacacaaggttacttgattaaaatattcatgtcagatagagagagatagatcaacaaaacataataaaggaATTTCACTAAAAGTGATTAAGTATTTCTTATAGAAAGAGTAAAGACACAAAAGCAAAATATAATGAAGGAACAAATTGAACCAAATCCAATGATTTAAGAACAAACTAAATACCATAATAAAGACTTCAAACTCGATTGACGATGATTGATCCCTTGTCCACATCATGGTCGCTGATCGTCTCGTCGGTTCTTAGAGTAGTATATGAGGGTTTATGAAGGGATAGCCACTTACGaagataataaaatagtatGCTGCCCAAAAGGACAAGGTAAAGGAATATGGCTCCGATCATCGCATACATAAATTTTAACGTTTCTTCTGAGGAGAAGTGGTCACCATCATCTTGCATGGTTAAGCTAGATAGCGATCCACTAACAAGGTAAATTAGGTAATGTGATAATATTTAACTAGAGCTTTGAGttaattttcacctataaaaagAGAANNNNNNNNNNNNNNNNNNNNNNNNNNNNNNNNNNNNNNNNNNNNNNNNNNNNNNNNNNNNNNNNNNNNNNNNNNNNNNNNNNNNNNNNNNNNNNNNNNNNNNNNNNNNNNNNNNNNNNNNNNNNNNNNNNNNNNNNNNNNNNNNNNNNNNNNNNNNNNNNNNNNNNNNNNNNNNNNNNNNNNNNNNNNNNNNNNNNNNNNNNNNNNNNNNNNNNNNNNNNNNNNNNNNNNNNNNNNNNNNNNNNNNNNNNNNNNNNNNNNNNNNNNNNNNNNNNNNNNNNNNNNNNNNNNNNNNNNNNNNNNNNNNNNNNNNNNNNNNNNNNNNNNNNNNNNNNNNNNNNNNNNNNNNNNNNNNNNNNNNNNNNNNNNNNNNNNNNNNNNNNNNNNNNNNNNNNNNNNNNNNNNNNNNNNNNNNNNNNNNNNNNNNNNNNNNNNNNNNNNNNNNNNNNNNNNNNNNNNNNNNNNNNNNNNNNNNNNNNNNNNNNNNNNNNNNNNNNNNNNNNNNNNNNNNNNNNNNNNNNNNNNNNNNNNNNNNNNNNNNNNNNNNNNNNNNNNNNNNNNNNNNNNNNNNNNNNNNNNNNNNNNNNNNNNNNNNNNNNNNNNNNNNNNNNNNNNNNNNNNNNNNNNNNNNNNNNNNNNNNNNNNNNNNNNNNNNNNNNNNNNNNNNNNNNNNNNNNNNNNNNNNNNNNNNNNNNNNNNNNNNNNNNNNNNNNNNNNNNNNNNNNNNNNNNNNNNNNNNNNNNNNNNNNNNNNNNNNNNNNNNNNNNNNNNNNNNNNNNNNNNNNNNNNNNNNNNNNNNNNNNNNNNNNNNNNNNNNNNNNNNNNNNNNNNNNNNNNNNNNNNNNNNNNNNNNNNNNNNNNNNNNNNNNNNNNNNNNNNNNNNNNNNNNNNNNNNNNNNNNNNNNNNNNNNNNNNNNNNNNNNNNNNNNNNNNNNNNNNNNNNNNNNNNNNNNNNNNNNNGATGATTGATCCCTTGTCCACATCATGGTCGCTGATCGTCTCGTCGGTTCTTAGAGTAGTATATGAGGGTTTATGAAGGGATAGCCACTTACGaagataataaaatagtatGCTGCCCAAAAGGACAAGGTAAAGGAATATGGCTCCGATCATCGCATACATAAATTTTAACGTTTCTTCTGAGGAGAAGTGGTCACCATCATCTTGCATGGTTAAGCTAGATAGCGATCCACTAACAAGGTAAATTAGGTAATGTGATAATATTTAACTAGAGCTTTGAGttaattttcacctataaaaagAGAAGATGCTCTtgcatatatacaaaatatattatatatatatgtattgttgtTAAGTCTTGTTTGTAATCCGATTACATGATGAATACGActtgatacatatatataattataatttctgAAGATAATCGTTtccaaaaaagataaataaaatacgtAACCACAATATCTTTATTGTAAATCTGATAAGTCTTCAATTCAGAAGATAAGAGACAGATTATTTAATATTGAAGCAAATCCCATAAGAataatttaaaggaaaaaaaaaaagaagtttataGAGAATATTAGGGAAGATGACTACAAGATAATTTATCTTCATCGCTAACTTTGCGCTTTGTCTTGATCGTCATTAGAATTCAAGCTCCATGGGCTAAAAAGTGAGGTGCACAATATCTTCATCTTTCTGAGTAGACGTCCGTGagcaaaatttaaaacaaagacAAGAGCCGAAAAGGATAACAATCATGGACATCACCACCATTACCCTGAACAAAACTATTACGGTTTCTTCATATCGTGATGCATCCATGGTTGTTTGCGAGAGAAGAGGACTTCTCGATTTAATGAATATATAAGAGTACTTGTGAAAGTCTTTGTAAGTAGAGGAGCTATACAAACGATATATATAAGTAGTGGAGCTAGCGGTTGACTCCTAACTAGGTTAGCCGTTGACACAATATataattagagttttttttttctcttatttttacataatttgaGTTACATATAGATTAGGAAAAGTTAGTTAACTATTGGATAACTACCACCCTATATCTCCGGCGGCCATAATGatcaaagaagaaaggaacCCTAATTACAAGCCGGCAATTAATGGACCTAACGCTAATCTCTCTTTAGGATGTTAGCTTCAACAATTTTGTGACCTTCAATTCCCTTACCATGGGCAATTCGTTGCGAAATGGAATGATTCATTAATGGTCAATTTGTCGTATTACTCGTACCTTACATAGTAAGAATCAGTTCTTACGTTGTTTTCTTCAACgtaaagaaatcaataaaaacaagTCCTGCGATATTGatgaattttttggttttagtattttgtgtgataatttgaagaaaaatatcCAACTATGAACTTAATTAACATCCATCACCTCAAGTCGAGAAAATGTTCATCATTCCCAACCATGGACGAACGACCGACAATTAATGTTGACaacaatcaaatttttaaaaaaggaggTGCCTTATAATAAGTCGATCAACGATGACTAAAAGTAAAACTTAGAATGTAACAATATTGAACTTAGTATACATCTTTTATTTAAACTCCCATGCATGGGTCTCCAGAAATCAATCAGTCGCTGTCATCATCTGATATTTCCTGGATCATCTCCCCCGCAGGCAACCTCCCGAGTTCGATATCTTGTAAGCGGTGATGTTCCTTCTCAAAATAATCATTAGTCAACCAATCCAAAAACATGATAGTCATGATTATACaaatgttcataaaaaaaaaatcaagaacattAAAGAGCTTGAAAGCTCTATTATATCATCACGCCGGTCGTCGAAGGGAGGAGGTGCCATAGATCCCATTACTGAAACAATATGAATAACTAAAGCAATTTTTAACTTGTAAGGCGACGTacagtatatatacaaaatttcttACTcctattgtttttttccttatttttaacCACCAAAAGCATCAACAATGTAACAAGATGTGAAAGTAAGTAGACGTCAATATTTAACGGataactttaaattattttccttcttttttttccagctAAATATTTTCCTTATGTGAGTGGGATTATGGAATtctattgttttaatatatatcatttacaatatcctgtaaatatatatatatatatatatatatacattaataacgaaaactttaaaaacaatatttaaattgTAGACATTTACATCTCATTGACTTAAACAGATAATTATGAACAAAATCTTTACTATATCTTCTAAAATTGAAGATATATACGACTAAAAACCATAATTACCCTTATGCTCATTTAatgattcacaaaaaaaaaaaaaaagttagtgagctaatttacactttttaattatttatttatttaaagaaactCGAAGCAGAACTAGACACTggaagaatgaatacattatgTGGAAATCACTCAATCAGAATCATATACACAATAGTAAGCATCTTCTCCGACTAAAATGTTTCGCATAATTTTGGGATGAATAAGTCTCTGATTTTGTGTTCTGCTATTGCCTTATCTTTTGGTTCTATGTACCATGtctcttttttaccttttcatCAAATTTTACTGTTGATTAGCTGCCATTCTTGTGGGTGTCTACATATATTTTACTTCCAAGAGCAAATTTACATATCACTAGTTTTTTTCACATTTCACTTGTTAAATAGTTCCTTATACTTGAACAATTTTATGTTGGTTATAAAAACACACGAATGTGTAAATCTTATAGCTGAGTCACGTGATTTCAGATTAAAAAGTTGCTCGGATGTATAGTAATGTGAACAAGATATCAGTGAACACATCTAAACGAGCTACAAAATTACATTGTAACAATGTAACTGTAACGGTCAGATGATGCAAACATAAAAATCATGCTGTGTCTGCCAATCATGTAGTGGAGACTGAAAAGGTCAAAACCACGCCACACATACATACGAATAATTATTGGTAGTACATCTTTGTATATTTCCTTAAATTCAAAACTGACTTGTGATGCCAACTCCAAGGGACCATAACACACCTTATCCTAGTGACAGCATGCAGCTTGTTTTCTCAGCATACATGTATATCCTTAACACactgtatatctatatattaactACTATtcatatcattatatatatgagatgaGTTCCATGAAGCTAAGTGTCCACTGTTTTTTACTCTTCCCATATAACTGCCCCACAACCTCCTTTGGACCAGTTCACTTTTTTTTCACTCTAGAGAGTTGTCTTTGCTGTTGCTCTAAGTCTCAACTCAAACACATAAGCTAACTTCTTCTTTAACCAGGAATACCAGCACCTTATCCATTTAAGCAGCTTCTGCATTCGAGTAAACCTATCAAACAAGATAACCCTAGCAGAAACTGAGATTTACCTCACACTACAAGTATCTTGATTTACATGTAACCAACCTTATAAGTATCCTATGTAGCTCCTAGCTTAACTAGAATCAAATTACCAAACCTGAGTCGAGGCTTCCTTTCTAGTTATCGAACTAGCATGTTAACTCCTACACTCTTCTGATATGGACAGCCCCACCTTCAGCTAAAATTGAAGCTCCATATGTCTCATTAGTTTAGCTTAGCTTCAAAAGAACATACTGCGATCACCAATAGACATCTCATCCATCCAACAACCATGTAACATGCTACTTTCTTGCTACTTTTGAAGTGAACTTAACGAGCAACTTGACAAGGACCTGAGCCTTCTTGCTTCAGAAGAGAGACTACTCAGAGCAAGATTGTCTAAACTGACACATGTCATACTCCTAGCCTTGCCCACATTCATCTGCATATACCCTTTCTGAATTCCTAAAGTCTTAACTAGTAAACCTGCAACCATAAACATAAAGAATGCTTTACTTCCAAGGCCTCCCGCAGACCTAATATCCTATTTGTTACCTATAGAGCCATCATCCATACTTGCAACATCGTTTAAACTACCCAGAAGGCATCTGAtttcaacacacacacaaaaaaagaatgcCTCCTGAGAAGTTCAAT is a genomic window containing:
- the LOC104753112 gene encoding uncharacterized protein LOC104753112, with product MGNCMERCVRGDQGEEGKIEVRESAKESFELDGGDSEDGHAGMKVKIVLSRHELDMFLLEMNRNHDGNLKITRDVMVELEKRILRASSLSSVSSSMAWEPSLESIVECPEVQEMDRS